The following proteins are encoded in a genomic region of Arachis ipaensis cultivar K30076 chromosome B02, Araip1.1, whole genome shotgun sequence:
- the LOC107628457 gene encoding reticulon-like protein B12 (The sequence of the model RefSeq protein was modified relative to this genomic sequence to represent the inferred CDS: added 43 bases not found in genome assembly), whose amino-acid sequence DRLFNRERTLHEILGAGLVADLILWRQKNITVGILLVTLAAWIVFEKSGYTLLSLVSNVLLLLIVILFLWAKSAAILNRPAPPLPHLHLSEEMVNEVATFIRIRVNDVFSVSQDIALGKNSRLFLKVASCLWLISFVGGLTDFLTLAYTSLFIVLTVPALYERYEDNIDRHVLKCYRKLCQLYVKINEEYVSRVQHYILEKQKLS is encoded by the exons GGAGCTGGTCTTG TTGCAGATTTGATACTGTGGAGACAGAAGAATATTACTGTGGGAATATTGTTAGTCACACTAGCTGCTTGGATtgtgtttgaaaaatctggttatACTCTTTTGTCACTTGTTTCCAATGTTCTTCTTCTCCTCATTGTCATTCTTTTCCTTTGGGCCAAATCAGCAGCAATTCTTAACAG ACCTGCTCCACCTCTACCACATTTGCATTTATCAGAAGAAATGGTGAATGAAGTAGCTACTTTCATCCGaattagagttaatgatgtgttTTCGGTTTCTCAAGATATTGCTCTGGGAAAGAACTCAAGGCTGTTCCTGAAAGTAGCATCATGCCTCTGGTTAATTTCTTTTGTTGGTGGCTTGACTGATTTCCTTACCCTGGCATATACAA GTCTCTTTATTGTTCTTACAGTACCAGCACTCTACGAAAGATATGAAGATAACATAGATAGACATGTCTTGAAGTGCTACAGAAAATTGTGCCAATTGTATGTGAAAATCAATGAGGAATATGTCAGCAGAGTCCAACATTATATTTTAGAGAAGCAAAAGCTGAGCTGA
- the LOC107625678 gene encoding ataxin-3 homolog, producing the protein MMDGASNGGMLYHEVQESKLCAVHCVNTVLQGPFFSEFDLAALASDLDRRERQMMLPAALSSGDFLSEESHNVSLDGDFSIQVLQKALEVWDLQVIPLDSPVAEPAQIDPELENAFICHLQDHWFCIRKVNGEWYNFDSLYAAPQHLSKFYLSAYLDSLKGFGWSIFLVRGNFPKEFPISSAESSNGFGQWLSPEDAERITKSCNSGLTPHQRTNESQQHYNQFLSSGEVEMYSDFEDEDLKAAIAASLMDSSSSVANVKVEASTPQNDNQSSKQVATTEDFPQNNKQKEVVEASQPANNQSTKLVEATEDDSLQKDQSSQEVTSIVGHNTQDENHNDKGKAVL; encoded by the exons ATGATGGATGGTGCGAGCAACGGTGGCATGTTGTACCATGAGGTACAAGAGTCCAAGCTTTGCGCTGTGCATTGCGTCAACACGGTGCTGCAGGGTCCGTTCTTCTCCGAGTTTGATCTCGCTGCTCTCGCCTCCGATCTCGATCGCAGGGAGCGACAGATGATGCTCCCGGCCGCACTCTCCTCCGGCGATTTTCTTTCTGAGGAGTCGCACAATGTCTCCCTCGATGGAGATTTCAGCATCCAG GTCTTACAAAAGGCTTTGGAAGTGTGGGATCTACAGGTTATCCCTCTTGACTCACCTGTTGCTGAGCCTGCTCAAATTGATCCTGAACTGGAAAACGCCTTTATTTGCCATTTGCAAGACCATTGGTTTTGTATCCGTAAAGTGAATGGAGAGTGGTATAATTTTGACAGTCTTTATGCAGCCCCACAACACCTTTCTAAGTTTTACCTCTCAGCCTATCTTGATTCTTTGAAAGGCTTTGGGTGGAGCATATTCCTAGTAAGAGGAAATTTTCCAAAAGAGTTTCCCATATCCTCAGCCGAATCTTCTAATGGTTTTGGGCAGTGGCTGTCACCTGAAGATGCTGAGAGAATAACTAAGTCTTGCAATTCAGGGCTGACTCCACATCAGAGAACTAATGAGAGCCAACAACATTACAATCAATTTCTTTCATCCGGGGAGGTGGAAATGTATTCAGACTTTGAAGATGAGGATCTGAAGGCTGCAATAGCTGCTAGTCTAATGGATTCCTCCTCATCTGTGGCGAATGTCAAAGTCGAGGCAAGCACTCCCCAAAATGATAATCAAAGTAGTAAACAAGTTGCAACCACTGAAGATTTCCCACAAAACAACAAACAAAAGGAAGTTGTTGAAGCTAGTCAACCTGCCAACAACCAAAGTACCAAACTGGTGGAAGCTACTGAAGATGATTCTCTTCAAAAAGATCAAAGTAGCCAAGAAGTGACATCTATTGTAGGTCATAATACTCAAGATGAGAACCATAATGACAAAGGAAAAGCAGTCTTGTAA